In one Salipiger abyssi genomic region, the following are encoded:
- the ccoS gene encoding cbb3-type cytochrome oxidase assembly protein CcoS: protein MNILLYLIPISLFLGGMGLLFFVITVRTKQYDDPEGNAQRILSGQYDDAPKQD from the coding sequence ATGAATATCCTGCTCTACCTGATCCCGATCTCGCTGTTCCTCGGCGGCATGGGCCTGCTGTTCTTCGTCATCACCGTGCGCACCAAGCAATATGACGACCCCGAAGGCAACGCCCAGCGCATCCTCTCGGGCCAGTACGACGACGCGCCGAAACAGGACTGA